A stretch of DNA from Candidatus Binatia bacterium:
AGCGCAGCTCTTGCAATGCTTCACCGCCTTGCTGGATCAACCAGCGCAGCACTGGGAGTGCAACCAGTGGCCTCGGCTTTTTCTGCTCCTCGAAGATGATTTGCGCAAAAGTTACGGCCGTAAGGTCCTCCCCCGTCTCGTTGTCGACGATGCGTACGTCTTCCCCTTGCCGCACCAAGTGCGCAATGCCTTCGAGGGTGATGTAGCGACTCGTCGTGGTATCGTAGAGCTTCCGATTTCCGTAGCGCTTGATAAGCCTGGCCATGATGTCGTTTGCCGTTGTGCGGAGTGAAACCCGCTACCACATGGCGGCTTGCCTCTGCAACCGGCACAGGCAGGCGCACGGTCACATTGCAAGCAGGGGTGCCTCACGATAGCGTAGCCCCTGTGAGTGGTTCGCGTGCTTTTTTGGCCGCAGCGGTGCAAATGAATGCCACCGCGAACAAAGCGGAGAACCTGGACAAAGCCGAAGCATGGATGGAACGGGCGGCTCAGCTTGGAGCGCGTTTGGTTGTCTTGCCCGAGGTGTTTTCCTGGCGCGGTCGTGCCGAGCACGAGTGCGACGCCGCCGAGCCAATTCCGGGTCCTACAACGGAGCGACTGGCTCGCCTAGCTCGCAAGTTGCGACTCTACTTGCTCGCCGGTTCGGTACTCGAACGTGCGGATTCGCCCAAGCCGTATAACACGAGCGTGTTGTTCAACGACTCCGGCGTGGAGATCGCCCGCTACCGCAAGATCCATTTGTTCGATGTGGCTTTGGCCGGACGAGTGGAAGTCCAGGAATCCGCACGGCGAGCTGCGGGAAAAGACGTTGTTGTCGTGCAAACGGAGCTCGGGTGCTTTGGATTAGCGATTTGTTACGACCTGCGTTTTCCCGAACTCTTTCGCGCCCAGGCGACACGGGGAGCAGAAGTGATTTTATTGCCGTCCGCGTTCACTTTCGTGACCGGGGCCGCTCACTGGGAGCCATTGCTTCGCGCAAGAGCGATCGAGAACCAGGTCTACGTGATCGCGCCGAATCAAATCGGTCGGGCCGAGGGAGGCGTGGAAAATTACGGGCACTCCTGCGTGGTCGATCCGTGGGGCGTTGTGGTTGCCATGGCGGGAAACCGGGAAGGTCTCGTCTGTGCCGAGATTGATCTCAATTACCTGGAGACGGTCCGCCGCCAGCTACCTGCGCTCGGGCACCGCCGCCTGAGCGACTAAGGTGGCTCTCGGGAGAAGACACCCGACCTGTAGTGTTGGTTCTGCTGTCCCCTCTTGCTAACAGTGGGCTCCGCAGTGCGGCACGCAAAGGCAATCCCTCCCCCAAAGGGTTTCTTCCGGGTGGTCTCGACAGACCGAGCCCGTGAGCTGCTTGGAGCCGTCAAACCTGTTCGGACAACCGAAGAACTACCGACGAAACAGGCGGCTGGCCGGGTTCTCGCCACCGCAGTGAAGGCTCGGACGAACGTCCCGCATTTCGATCGAGCCGTGATGGATGGTTATGCGGTTCGTGCTTCCGACACGTTTGGAGCCAGTGAAAGCCAGCCGGTGTACCTGCGAATCGAAGGCACTGTGGAGATG
This window harbors:
- a CDS encoding nitrilase translates to MNATANKAENLDKAEAWMERAAQLGARLVVLPEVFSWRGRAEHECDAAEPIPGPTTERLARLARKLRLYLLAGSVLERADSPKPYNTSVLFNDSGVEIARYRKIHLFDVALAGRVEVQESARRAAGKDVVVVQTELGCFGLAICYDLRFPELFRAQATRGAEVILLPSAFTFVTGAAHWEPLLRARAIENQVYVIAPNQIGRAEGGVENYGHSCVVDPWGVVVAMAGNREGLVCAEIDLNYLETVRRQLPALGHRRLSD